The following coding sequences are from one Streptomyces sp. NBC_01232 window:
- a CDS encoding enoyl-CoA hydratase/isomerase family protein: protein MCWCSSSSTWCQPMSRSGPSMNPSSDTPAISTIFLMADHGTRRERPAPGAARAAVILAGVKTEDAQTEDANTVLFHTDGRTGVITLNRPRAINALTHPMVIRIDEALAAWADDPAVQQVLIRGAGERGLCAGGDIRAIHDDAKAGNTASADFWRDEYRLNARIARYPKPYVALMDGITMGGGVGVSAHGSVRIVTERSRVAMPETGIGFVPDIGGTHLLGRAPGGLGTHLALTGTAVGAADALLCGLADHFVPAGRLPELTAALAGAPAHEVLPRYAATPGPGELADRRGWIDHCYAADTVEEIVERLLGQGEPAAKEAAETILAKSPTALKVTLAALRRAAALGTLEGVLVQEFRISCNALASPDLVEGIRAQVVDKDRDPHWSPATLAEVSGADVERFFAPLGEDRELRLHS from the coding sequence ATGTGCTGGTGCAGCTCTTCGTCCACTTGGTGCCAGCCGATGTCCCGGTCCGGCCCCTCGATGAACCCGTCGAGCGACACCCCCGCCATCAGCACGATCTTCCTCATGGCCGACCACGGTACGCGCCGGGAGCGCCCGGCGCCGGGAGCGGCGCGGGCCGCGGTGATACTGGCCGGTGTGAAGACCGAAGACGCGCAGACCGAAGACGCGAACACCGTGCTGTTCCACACCGACGGCCGGACCGGGGTGATCACCCTCAACCGCCCCAGGGCCATCAACGCCCTCACCCACCCCATGGTGATCCGCATCGACGAGGCCCTCGCCGCGTGGGCGGACGATCCCGCCGTCCAGCAGGTCCTGATCCGCGGCGCCGGTGAGCGCGGTCTGTGCGCGGGCGGGGACATCCGGGCCATCCACGACGACGCCAAGGCCGGGAACACCGCCTCGGCCGACTTCTGGCGCGACGAGTACCGCCTCAACGCCCGCATCGCCCGCTACCCCAAGCCGTACGTCGCCCTCATGGACGGCATCACCATGGGCGGCGGCGTCGGCGTCTCCGCGCACGGCTCGGTCCGGATCGTCACCGAACGCTCTCGCGTCGCCATGCCCGAGACCGGCATCGGCTTCGTCCCCGACATCGGCGGCACCCACCTGCTCGGCCGCGCACCCGGCGGACTCGGCACCCATCTCGCCCTCACCGGCACCGCGGTCGGCGCCGCCGACGCGCTGCTGTGCGGGCTCGCCGACCACTTCGTACCGGCCGGCCGGCTCCCGGAACTGACCGCCGCCCTCGCCGGGGCGCCCGCACACGAGGTGCTCCCGCGGTACGCCGCCACCCCCGGGCCCGGTGAACTCGCCGACCGGCGCGGCTGGATCGACCACTGCTACGCGGCCGACACCGTCGAGGAGATCGTGGAGCGGCTGCTCGGCCAGGGGGAGCCCGCCGCCAAGGAGGCCGCCGAGACGATCCTGGCCAAGTCCCCGACCGCCCTCAAGGTCACCCTGGCGGCGCTGCGCCGTGCCGCGGCCCTCGGCACGCTGGAGGGGGTGCTGGTCCAGGAGTTCCGCATTTCCTGCAACGCGCTGGCCTCGCCCGACCTCGTGGAGGGCATCCGGGCGCAGGTCGTCGACAAGGACCGTGACCCGCACTGGTCCCCGGCGACCCTGGCCGAGGTGAGCGGCGCGGACGTGGAGCGCTTCTTCGCCCCGCTCGGCGAGGACCGCGAACTGCGCCTGCACTCCTAG
- a CDS encoding excinuclease ABC subunit UvrA, translating to MQIAADSHQVIQVRGARENNLTDISLDIPKRRLTVFTGVSGSGKSSLVFGTIAAESQRMINETYTAFIQSFMPSLGRPDVDGLHNLSAAIVVDQERMGANSRSTVGTATDASTMLRIIFSRLGVPHVGSSTAFSFNAPDGMCPHCEGIGQVSDIDVDQLVDRELSLNEGAITVPGFAVDTWYWQIMANSGFYSPDTKLKDFSEQEWADFLHKSPVKVKAGANNFTYEGLVAKIQRTYLSKDRESMQAHIRTFVDRAVVFTDCPDCGGTRLSAAALSSRIDGMNIAECSAMQISDLASFVRRIDDPSVAPLLANLRDLLDSLVEIGLGYLSLDRPSGTLSGGEAQRVKMVRHLGSSLTDVTYVFDEPTTGLHPHDIRRMNDLLLRLRDKGNTVLVVEHKPEVIAIADHVVDLGPGAGTAGGQLCYTGDVAGLRASDTLTGRHLGHRARLRESVRTPRGQLSVKDADLHNLKDVSVEVPLGVLTVVTGVAGSGKSSLIHGYLAGRDGVVVADQSPIRGSRRSNPATYTGLLGPIRTAFATANGVKAALFSANSEGACPKCNGLGLVYTDLAMMAAVASVCEECEGKRFTPEVLTYRLRGKNISEVLNMPVAEAHEFFPTGQARAVLGRLVDVGLSYLRLGQPLNTLSGGERQRLKLAISMAEKSSTYILDEPTTGLHMADVDKLLALLDRLVDDGNSVIVIEHHQAVMAHADWLIDIGPGGGHAGGRVVFEGTPATLVADADTLTARHLREYVGS from the coding sequence GTGCAGATCGCCGCCGACAGTCATCAGGTCATCCAGGTCCGCGGAGCGCGGGAGAACAACCTCACGGACATCTCCCTCGACATCCCCAAGCGCCGGCTCACCGTCTTCACCGGTGTCTCCGGCTCCGGCAAGTCCTCCCTCGTCTTCGGCACCATCGCCGCCGAGTCGCAGCGGATGATCAACGAGACGTACACCGCCTTCATCCAGTCCTTCATGCCGAGCCTGGGCCGGCCGGACGTGGACGGGCTGCACAACCTGAGCGCCGCCATCGTGGTCGACCAGGAGCGGATGGGGGCGAACTCCCGGTCCACGGTCGGCACCGCCACCGATGCCTCCACCATGCTGCGGATCATCTTCTCCCGCCTCGGCGTCCCGCACGTCGGCTCGTCCACCGCCTTCAGCTTCAACGCCCCGGACGGCATGTGCCCGCACTGCGAGGGCATCGGGCAGGTCTCCGACATCGACGTGGACCAGCTGGTGGACCGCGAACTCTCCCTCAACGAGGGCGCGATCACCGTCCCCGGCTTCGCCGTGGACACCTGGTACTGGCAGATCATGGCCAACTCCGGTTTCTACTCCCCCGACACGAAGCTCAAGGACTTCTCCGAGCAGGAGTGGGCCGACTTCCTGCACAAGAGCCCGGTGAAGGTGAAGGCCGGTGCCAACAACTTCACCTACGAGGGCCTGGTCGCGAAGATCCAGCGGACGTACCTGTCCAAGGACCGCGAGTCGATGCAGGCCCACATCAGGACCTTCGTGGACCGCGCCGTGGTCTTCACGGACTGCCCCGACTGCGGCGGCACCCGCCTGTCCGCGGCGGCACTGTCCTCGCGCATCGACGGAATGAACATCGCCGAGTGCTCGGCGATGCAGATCAGCGACCTGGCCTCCTTCGTCCGCCGGATCGACGACCCGAGCGTGGCCCCGCTGCTCGCGAACCTGCGGGACCTGCTCGACTCGCTCGTGGAGATCGGCCTGGGATACCTCAGCCTGGACCGCCCCTCCGGCACCCTGTCCGGGGGCGAGGCGCAACGGGTCAAGATGGTGCGGCACCTGGGGTCCTCGCTCACCGACGTCACCTACGTCTTCGACGAGCCGACCACGGGCCTGCACCCGCACGACATCCGACGCATGAACGACCTCCTGCTGCGGCTGCGCGACAAGGGCAACACCGTCCTCGTCGTCGAGCACAAGCCCGAGGTCATCGCGATCGCGGACCACGTCGTCGACCTCGGCCCCGGCGCGGGCACGGCCGGCGGACAGCTCTGCTACACCGGGGACGTGGCCGGGCTGCGCGCCTCCGACACCCTCACCGGGCGCCATCTCGGACACCGGGCGCGGCTGCGGGAGTCGGTGCGCACCCCGCGCGGCCAGCTGTCGGTCAAGGACGCGGATCTGCACAACCTGAAGGACGTCAGCGTGGAGGTGCCCCTCGGGGTACTGACCGTGGTGACCGGAGTCGCGGGCTCCGGGAAGAGCTCGCTGATCCACGGGTACCTGGCCGGGCGCGACGGTGTGGTGGTCGCCGACCAGTCGCCGATCCGCGGCTCGCGCCGCTCCAATCCGGCCACCTACACCGGCCTGCTGGGGCCGATCCGGACGGCCTTCGCCACGGCCAACGGGGTCAAGGCGGCGCTGTTCAGCGCCAATTCGGAGGGCGCCTGCCCCAAGTGCAACGGTCTCGGGCTGGTCTACACGGACCTGGCCATGATGGCCGCGGTCGCCTCGGTCTGCGAGGAGTGCGAGGGCAAGCGCTTCACCCCCGAGGTGCTGACGTACCGGCTGCGCGGCAAGAACATCAGCGAGGTGCTGAACATGCCGGTCGCGGAGGCGCACGAGTTCTTCCCCACCGGCCAGGCACGCGCCGTCCTCGGGCGCCTGGTCGACGTCGGCCTGTCGTACCTGCGGCTCGGGCAGCCGCTCAACACCCTGTCGGGCGGCGAGCGGCAGCGCCTCAAGCTCGCCATCAGCATGGCCGAGAAGTCCTCGACGTACATCCTGGACGAGCCGACGACCGGCCTGCACATGGCCGACGTGGACAAGCTCCTGGCCCTGCTGGACCGGCTCGTCGACGACGGGAACTCGGTGATCGTCATCGAGCACCACCAGGCGGTCATGGCGCACGCCGACTGGCTGATCGACATCGGCCCCGGTGGCGGCCACGCCGGCGGCCGGGTCGTCTTCGAGGGCACTCCGGCGACGCTGGTGGCCGATGCGGACACCCTGACCGCCCGCCACCTGCGGGAGTACGTCGGCTCGTAG
- a CDS encoding TetR/AcrR family transcriptional regulator yields MATRSEDPDMVKDRSGAGDPVRTLELLWRDTGQPAQPGRRGPRQGLTVDAVVRAATELADEAGLPALTMRALAQRLGVTPMTLYTYVPGKAELLDLMLDEAYERMERRTPGDGDPWQTKVTRVAEDNRDLLTRHPWIADLAVTRPPLGPGVIGKYDYELAAFEGIGLTDIQMDAALAHLLGFVHAHALGVADDAAHNSRQSQEDWWAVSEPLLGRALDPERYPLAGRVGSAVAGYHPQTLWTFGLQCVLDGLARLIDSGPRHRSQLPDPA; encoded by the coding sequence TTGGCCACGCGATCGGAGGACCCGGACATGGTGAAGGACCGCAGTGGGGCGGGCGACCCCGTCCGCACGCTGGAGCTGCTGTGGCGGGACACCGGACAGCCGGCCCAGCCGGGGCGGCGCGGCCCCCGGCAGGGCCTCACGGTGGACGCCGTCGTCCGGGCCGCCACCGAGCTGGCCGACGAGGCGGGGCTGCCCGCGCTCACCATGCGGGCGCTGGCCCAGCGCCTGGGCGTGACGCCGATGACCCTCTACACCTACGTCCCCGGCAAGGCCGAACTCCTCGATCTCATGCTGGACGAGGCGTACGAGCGCATGGAACGCCGCACACCGGGCGACGGGGACCCCTGGCAGACGAAGGTCACCCGCGTGGCCGAGGACAACCGGGACCTGCTCACCCGGCACCCCTGGATCGCCGACCTGGCCGTCACCCGCCCGCCGCTGGGCCCCGGAGTGATCGGGAAGTACGACTACGAACTGGCCGCCTTCGAAGGCATCGGGCTCACCGACATCCAGATGGACGCGGCCCTGGCCCACCTCCTCGGCTTCGTCCACGCGCACGCCCTGGGGGTTGCCGACGACGCGGCGCACAACAGCCGCCAGAGCCAGGAGGACTGGTGGGCCGTCAGCGAGCCGCTGCTCGGAAGGGCCCTGGACCCCGAGCGCTACCCGCTCGCCGGCCGGGTGGGCAGCGCCGTCGCCGGCTACCACCCCCAGACGCTCTGGACCTTCGGCCTCCAGTGCGTCCTCGACGGACTGGCCCGCCTGATCGACTCCGGCCCGCGGCACCGGAGCCAGCTCCCTGATCCGGCCTGA
- a CDS encoding SDR family oxidoreductase, which produces MPETQRTLEGRVALVAGATRGAGRGIAVQLGARGATVYVSGRSTRGRRSEYDRPETIEETAELVTAAGGEGIPVVADHLVPAEVEALVRRIDTEQGRLDVLVNDIWGGELLFEWESTVWEHDLDKGLRLLRLAVETHAVTSHFAVPLLLREPGGLVVEMTDGTAEYNASRYRVSFFYDIAKSSVLRMAFALGHELGPRGATAVALTPGWLRSEMMLDTFGVTEANWRDALTKVPHFAISETPAYVGRAVAALAGDPEVARWNGRSLSSGQLAGVYGFTDLDGSRPDAWRYMVEVQDPDRPADTTGYR; this is translated from the coding sequence ATGCCGGAAACACAGCGAACTCTCGAAGGCAGGGTGGCCCTCGTGGCCGGGGCGACGCGCGGCGCGGGCCGGGGCATCGCGGTCCAGCTGGGCGCACGGGGCGCGACCGTGTACGTGTCGGGGCGCAGCACCCGGGGCAGGCGCTCGGAGTACGACCGGCCCGAGACGATCGAGGAGACCGCCGAGCTGGTCACCGCGGCGGGCGGCGAGGGGATCCCGGTGGTCGCCGACCACTTGGTCCCGGCGGAGGTGGAGGCGCTGGTCCGGCGGATCGACACCGAACAGGGCCGCCTGGACGTCCTGGTCAACGACATCTGGGGCGGGGAGCTGCTCTTCGAGTGGGAGAGCACGGTCTGGGAGCACGACCTGGACAAGGGGCTGCGGCTGCTGCGGCTGGCGGTGGAGACCCACGCCGTCACCAGCCATTTCGCGGTGCCGTTGCTGCTGCGCGAGCCGGGCGGGCTGGTGGTGGAGATGACGGACGGCACCGCCGAGTACAACGCGAGCCGGTACCGGGTGTCCTTCTTCTACGACATCGCCAAGTCCTCGGTGCTGCGCATGGCGTTCGCGCTGGGGCACGAGCTGGGACCGCGCGGGGCGACGGCGGTGGCGCTGACCCCGGGCTGGCTGCGCTCGGAGATGATGCTGGACACCTTCGGGGTGACGGAGGCGAACTGGCGGGACGCGCTCACCAAGGTCCCGCACTTCGCCATCTCCGAGACCCCTGCGTACGTGGGCCGGGCGGTCGCGGCGCTCGCCGGGGACCCGGAGGTGGCGCGCTGGAACGGCCGGTCCCTCTCCAGCGGGCAGCTCGCGGGCGTCTACGGCTTCACGGACCTCGACGGCAGCCGCCCGGACGCATGGCGCTACATGGTCGAGGTCCAGGACCCGGACCGGCCGGCGGACACCACCGGCTACCGCTGA
- a CDS encoding MFS transporter, with product MYLSTSRASDIAGDTPAPKGPLRAVPGTVFALGLVSLVTDVSAEMVTAVLPLYLMAGLGMSPLAFGALDGLHQGATAVLRLAGGRIADRTRRRKLVAGTGYALSAACKAALLFVATPWSVAAVLAADRTGKGLRTAPRDALISLSVPPGEQGRAFGVHRALDTAGALLGPLAAFGILWVAVDGYEAVFTVSCCIAVLGVLLLALFVREAPAPAPAPARPALPPVRTLLRLPGLRRLCLTAAALGLFTVGDAFLYLLLQRRLELSAAYFPLLPVGTAAVFLLAALPVGRLADRLGRRRVFLCGHVLLLGSCLLLLAPVPAGALLVVGVLAPLGLFYAATDGVLMAAAGPLLPAELRTTGLAVLQTAQALARFAGSLLFGAAWTLWGPGRALGLAAAGLLLSLAAVAVFGGIRARRSS from the coding sequence GTGTACCTCTCGACCAGCCGGGCCTCGGACATCGCCGGGGACACCCCGGCCCCGAAGGGCCCGCTGCGGGCCGTCCCCGGCACGGTGTTCGCGCTCGGGCTGGTCAGCCTGGTCACGGACGTCTCCGCGGAGATGGTCACCGCCGTCCTGCCGTTGTACCTGATGGCCGGACTCGGCATGTCCCCGCTCGCGTTCGGCGCCCTGGACGGTCTGCACCAGGGCGCCACCGCCGTACTGCGCCTGGCGGGCGGGCGGATCGCCGACCGCACCCGGCGCCGCAAGCTCGTCGCGGGCACCGGCTACGCGCTGTCCGCCGCCTGCAAGGCGGCCCTGCTGTTCGTCGCCACCCCCTGGTCGGTGGCAGCGGTGCTCGCCGCCGACCGGACCGGCAAGGGGCTGCGCACCGCCCCGCGCGACGCGCTGATCTCGCTGTCCGTTCCGCCCGGCGAGCAGGGCCGCGCCTTCGGGGTGCACCGGGCGCTGGACACGGCGGGCGCCCTGCTGGGCCCGCTGGCCGCGTTCGGGATCCTGTGGGTGGCGGTGGACGGCTACGAGGCCGTCTTCACGGTGAGCTGCTGCATCGCCGTCCTGGGCGTGCTGCTGCTCGCGCTCTTCGTCCGGGAGGCCCCGGCGCCCGCCCCGGCCCCGGCCCGGCCCGCACTGCCGCCCGTACGCACGCTGCTGCGCCTCCCCGGCCTGCGGCGGCTGTGCCTGACGGCCGCCGCACTCGGCCTGTTCACCGTCGGCGACGCCTTCCTCTACCTGCTGCTCCAGCGCCGGCTCGAGCTGTCGGCCGCGTACTTCCCGCTGCTGCCCGTCGGCACGGCGGCCGTGTTCCTGCTGGCCGCGCTGCCCGTGGGCCGGCTCGCCGACCGGCTCGGCCGGCGCCGGGTGTTCCTCTGCGGGCACGTCCTGCTGCTCGGGTCCTGCCTGCTGCTCCTGGCCCCGGTCCCGGCCGGGGCGCTGCTGGTCGTCGGCGTGCTCGCGCCGCTCGGCCTGTTCTACGCCGCCACCGACGGGGTCCTGATGGCCGCGGCCGGGCCGTTGCTGCCCGCCGAGCTGCGCACGACCGGGCTCGCGGTGCTCCAGACCGCGCAGGCGCTGGCCCGGTTCGCGGGTTCGCTGCTGTTCGGGGCGGCGTGGACGCTGTGGGGGCCGGGCCGGGCGCTCGGCCTGGCGGCGGCCGGGCTGCTGCTGTCCCTGGCGGCGGTCGCCGTGTTCGGCGGGATCCGGGCACGGCGGTCGTCGTAG
- a CDS encoding alkaline phosphatase family protein: protein MPTSRPSPTARARRGSRWSALVAGLGALGLLGAFTVANSEAAEPRSAAASATAAALPAYDHVVVVVYENKQYGEIIGSSNAPYINQLANGGASLTGMKALTHPSQPNYFNLFSGATQGITGDGCYTPQSMTAPNLGQELIAAGRTFATYNEDLPSEGSTACTNGQYAQKHNPWFAFRNVPLNTGKTWAQFPQNNFAALPSLSFVVPNQCNDMHSCSVGTGDTWTRNNIDAYAQWAKANNSLLVLTWDEDNYLGSNQIATVFYGAKVKTGKYATAFNHHHLLRTFEDLFGTATHAGNAANVQPITEVFDTSTNPTPTPTPTPTPTPTPTPTPTPTPTPTSGGLQLANPGPQTCKFNQSCTIRLSATGGTAPVRYAATGLPWGLTVDAGSGRITGKPWGSGTVQITATATDATGATVTAAFPLTVNWF from the coding sequence ATGCCCACCTCTCGACCCTCACCGACGGCGCGCGCGAGACGCGGGTCCCGATGGTCCGCGCTCGTGGCCGGGCTGGGCGCGCTCGGCCTGCTGGGCGCGTTCACCGTGGCCAACTCCGAGGCGGCGGAGCCCCGTTCGGCCGCCGCGTCGGCGACGGCCGCCGCGCTGCCGGCGTACGACCACGTGGTGGTCGTCGTCTACGAGAACAAGCAGTACGGGGAGATCATCGGCAGCTCGAACGCCCCGTACATCAACCAGCTGGCGAACGGCGGCGCGAGCCTGACCGGCATGAAGGCGCTGACCCACCCCAGCCAGCCGAACTACTTCAACCTCTTCTCCGGCGCCACGCAGGGCATCACCGGGGACGGCTGCTACACCCCGCAGTCGATGACGGCGCCGAACCTGGGCCAGGAGCTGATCGCGGCCGGCAGGACCTTCGCGACGTACAACGAGGACCTGCCGAGCGAGGGGTCCACGGCCTGCACGAACGGCCAGTACGCGCAGAAGCACAACCCGTGGTTCGCCTTCAGGAACGTGCCGCTGAACACCGGCAAGACCTGGGCGCAGTTCCCGCAGAACAACTTCGCGGCGCTGCCGAGCCTGTCCTTCGTGGTGCCCAACCAGTGCAACGACATGCACTCGTGCTCCGTCGGTACGGGCGACACCTGGACGAGGAACAACATCGACGCCTACGCGCAGTGGGCGAAGGCCAACAACAGCCTCCTGGTCCTGACCTGGGACGAGGACAACTACCTGGGCTCGAACCAGATCGCGACCGTCTTCTACGGGGCGAAGGTCAAGACGGGCAAGTACGCCACCGCCTTCAACCACCACCACCTGCTGCGGACCTTCGAGGACCTCTTCGGCACGGCGACGCACGCGGGCAACGCGGCCAACGTGCAGCCGATCACCGAGGTGTTCGACACCTCCACGAACCCCACCCCGACCCCGACTCCCACGCCGACACCCACCCCCACCCCCACTCCGACTCCCACGCCGACCCCCACCCCGACCTCGGGCGGTCTCCAACTGGCCAACCCCGGTCCGCAGACCTGCAAGTTCAACCAGTCGTGCACCATCCGGCTCAGTGCCACCGGCGGCACCGCTCCGGTCCGGTACGCGGCCACCGGCCTGCCCTGGGGGCTGACCGTCGACGCCGGCTCCGGCCGGATCACCGGCAAACCGTGGGGCAGCGGCACCGTCCAGATCACGGCGACGGCGACCGATGCCACGGGCGCCACCGTCACCGCCGCGTTCCCGCTGACCGTCAACTGGTTCTAG
- a CDS encoding galactokinase — protein sequence MTGADPSGGRVRPGAGATASRTAGCGGTTADVPGPAPVTADRVGGDLARRATADPLYRLVAYALEAAHGRPPAAVWSAPYAFRLGSPGLVAAAGWPTAAAAAPRTDGLVRLSSLGHPADSCDLPLTLSGPPPVAPAWATRPYAVLRALARAGFGRGGTDLHVQGSLTGAAGLATAEPADCAVALAVADVHTGAGEPPDREQLARLLAGAVPDGDDGLRRAVLFARSGRALLLSAEPRRRQRYVAFDPAASGARLVLVAVRGEAADRSRELARAVACARRAGALSAWPPGQRPGRSVLVLLPEARLAAVRAAVAEDFRDRGRPVPRFLNIAVAGAARREE from the coding sequence GTGACGGGCGCGGACCCCTCCGGCGGCCGCGTGAGGCCGGGAGCCGGCGCCACCGCATCGCGTACCGCGGGCTGCGGCGGCACCACCGCGGACGTGCCGGGGCCCGCCCCCGTCACCGCCGACCGCGTCGGAGGCGACCTGGCCCGGCGGGCGACGGCCGACCCGCTGTACCGCCTGGTCGCCTACGCCCTGGAGGCCGCGCACGGGAGGCCACCGGCCGCCGTGTGGAGTGCCCCGTACGCCTTCCGCCTGGGCTCCCCCGGGCTGGTCGCGGCGGCCGGCTGGCCGACGGCCGCCGCCGCGGCGCCGCGCACCGACGGCCTGGTGCGGCTCAGCTCCCTCGGCCATCCCGCCGACAGCTGCGATCTGCCGCTGACCCTGTCCGGGCCGCCGCCCGTCGCCCCGGCCTGGGCCACCCGCCCGTACGCCGTGCTGCGGGCCCTGGCCCGGGCCGGGTTCGGCCGCGGCGGCACCGACCTGCACGTCCAGGGCTCCCTGACGGGGGCCGCCGGGCTCGCCACGGCGGAGCCCGCGGACTGCGCGGTGGCCCTGGCGGTGGCCGACGTGCACACGGGGGCGGGTGAGCCGCCGGACCGCGAACAGCTGGCCCGGCTGCTGGCCGGGGCGGTGCCGGACGGGGACGACGGACTGCGCCGGGCGGTGCTCTTCGCCCGGTCCGGCAGAGCCCTGCTGCTGAGCGCGGAGCCCCGGCGCCGGCAGCGGTACGTCGCCTTCGACCCGGCGGCCTCGGGAGCGCGGCTGGTGCTGGTCGCCGTACGCGGGGAGGCCGCGGACCGGTCGCGGGAGCTGGCGCGGGCCGTGGCCTGCGCCCGCCGGGCCGGGGCCCTGAGCGCCTGGCCGCCCGGGCAGCGGCCGGGGCGGAGCGTGCTGGTGCTGCTGCCCGAGGCACGTCTGGCGGCGGTGCGGGCCGCGGTGGCGGAGGACTTCCGCGACCGGGGGCGGCCCGTACCGCGGTTCCTGAACATCGCCGTGGCCGGTGCGGCCCGGCGCGAGGAATGA
- a CDS encoding class I SAM-dependent methyltransferase produces the protein MTPPPFSRVPWTSALILAALGAGTVRARRRLRAIPVLPVIPPAAAGVPRAAGWRLLTARGVEPDAATFLAACAYAEAEGLRVLDLLPADLAAERLLGLLRLVDPARYRQDRLAEGRGAGFAVLVTEDVLARAGVDPGGPRPDPAGLLALTRRLKEYAADATGLAIAPSLSCGGAEERRGPARAAELRAQGLPPGALAAAQLGGLALLAGVAVRQGRWGAAAAGLYWLQPYLVLGGPGAPLRAAGLGRATAARPVRSLDAGLRTAAAAGRRSAPDAAPDAAPDAAPGTASDAARAAAYRADLADGPGRFLEPRRTDCPWCGSARLTVRVRVRDLLQGKPGRFTLEQCGDCGHVFQNPRLTLEGLEFYYRDFYDGRGGEGAGTVFGRLGAAYRGRAEMLLPHADPASWLDVGTGHGHFCNAARDVWPRTRFDGLDMGDGVRGAERRGWVETGYLGQFPEFASKLAGQYEVVSMYHYLEHTRDPLTELDAAATVLAPGGFLAIELPDPESRMARLLGPAWLPWFQPQHQHLVPAANLREALADRGFTVVAEEHGPAHQGNDFFGAVALVATRLAPDPERPWGPPATPGARLRAHAVRVAALPCFAAAAVLDTLRTAAARRTDGGNAYRMLARKDIP, from the coding sequence ATGACGCCACCCCCGTTCTCCCGTGTCCCGTGGACCTCCGCCCTGATACTGGCCGCCCTCGGTGCGGGCACCGTGCGCGCCAGGCGCCGGCTGCGGGCGATCCCGGTGCTGCCGGTGATCCCGCCCGCGGCGGCCGGAGTGCCGCGCGCCGCCGGGTGGCGGCTGCTCACCGCCCGCGGCGTGGAACCCGACGCGGCCACGTTCCTCGCCGCCTGCGCCTACGCCGAAGCGGAGGGACTGCGGGTGCTGGACCTGCTCCCCGCGGACCTGGCGGCCGAGCGGCTGCTGGGGCTGCTGCGCCTGGTCGACCCGGCCCGCTACCGGCAGGACCGGCTCGCCGAGGGGCGCGGGGCCGGGTTCGCCGTGCTCGTCACCGAGGACGTGCTGGCCCGGGCGGGGGTGGATCCGGGCGGGCCGCGCCCGGATCCGGCCGGGCTCCTCGCGCTGACCCGCCGGCTGAAGGAGTACGCCGCCGACGCCACGGGCCTGGCCATCGCCCCCAGTCTGAGCTGCGGCGGGGCCGAGGAGCGCCGGGGGCCCGCGCGGGCCGCCGAGTTGCGGGCCCAGGGGCTGCCGCCGGGTGCGCTGGCCGCGGCGCAGCTCGGCGGGCTGGCCCTGCTCGCGGGCGTCGCCGTACGCCAGGGCCGGTGGGGGGCCGCCGCGGCCGGGCTGTACTGGCTGCAGCCGTACCTGGTCCTCGGCGGGCCGGGAGCTCCGCTGCGCGCGGCCGGTCTGGGCCGCGCCACGGCGGCCCGGCCGGTGCGCTCCCTGGACGCCGGTCTGCGTACGGCCGCGGCGGCGGGCCGGCGCTCCGCCCCGGACGCCGCTCCGGACGCCGCTCCGGACGCCGCTCCGGGCACCGCATCCGACGCCGCGCGGGCCGCCGCCTACCGGGCCGATCTGGCCGACGGCCCCGGGCGCTTCCTCGAACCGCGCCGCACGGACTGCCCGTGGTGCGGCTCCGCCCGGCTCACCGTGCGGGTCCGGGTGCGCGACCTGCTCCAGGGCAAGCCCGGCCGTTTCACGCTGGAGCAGTGCGGGGACTGCGGGCACGTGTTCCAGAACCCCCGGCTGACCCTGGAGGGGCTGGAGTTCTATTACCGCGACTTCTACGACGGGCGCGGCGGCGAGGGCGCGGGCACCGTCTTCGGCAGGCTGGGCGCCGCCTACCGGGGGCGTGCCGAGATGCTCCTCCCGCACGCGGACCCGGCGTCCTGGCTCGATGTCGGCACCGGGCACGGCCACTTCTGCAACGCGGCGCGGGACGTCTGGCCGCGGACCCGGTTCGACGGGCTGGACATGGGCGACGGGGTGCGCGGGGCCGAGCGCCGCGGCTGGGTGGAGACCGGATACCTCGGCCAGTTCCCGGAGTTCGCGTCGAAGCTGGCGGGCCAGTACGAGGTGGTCAGCATGTACCACTATCTGGAGCACACCCGGGATCCGCTCACCGAGCTGGACGCGGCGGCCACCGTGCTCGCCCCCGGCGGGTTCCTGGCCATCGAGCTGCCGGACCCGGAATCGCGGATGGCGCGGCTCCTCGGACCGGCCTGGCTGCCCTGGTTCCAGCCCCAGCACCAGCACCTCGTGCCCGCGGCCAATCTGCGCGAGGCGCTGGCCGACCGGGGGTTCACCGTCGTCGCCGAGGAGCACGGACCGGCGCACCAGGGCAATGACTTCTTCGGCGCGGTGGCCCTCGTCGCGACGCGGCTGGCTCCGGACCCGGAGCGGCCGTGGGGCCCGCCGGCCACCCCGGGCGCCCGGCTCCGCGCCCACGCGGTACGGGTGGCCGCGCTGCCGTGCTTCGCCGCCGCGGCGGTGCTCGACACGCTGCGCACGGCGGCGGCCCGGCGCACGGACGGCGGGAACGCCTACCGGATGCTGGCCCGCAAGGACATCCCGTGA